A portion of the Novosphingobium sp. KA1 genome contains these proteins:
- a CDS encoding RNA polymerase sigma factor — translation MTSSPQGPAAPAPDPQDTGSSGLAQVLEANRRALLQFLAARCGSADEAQDLLQELWLKVGAQARGPIAAPRAYLFRMANNLVLDQVRGRQRAMRRERVWLEAENGGVAVAVEDRRDPGEAADEVLARREEAEVLHRAIAALPEGAGRALRLYRFEGLGQSEIARVMGISRSGVEKHLALAMKRLRSALTGCGSFETAASSGQGARSGTEPQMEQGQ, via the coding sequence ATGACATCGTCGCCTCAGGGGCCGGCCGCGCCGGCGCCGGACCCGCAAGACACCGGCAGCTCGGGGCTGGCGCAAGTGCTGGAAGCGAACCGGCGCGCGCTGTTGCAGTTCCTGGCCGCGCGCTGCGGTTCGGCGGACGAGGCGCAGGATCTCCTCCAGGAACTCTGGCTCAAGGTCGGCGCGCAGGCGCGCGGGCCGATCGCCGCGCCGCGCGCCTACTTGTTCCGCATGGCCAACAATCTCGTGCTGGACCAGGTGCGCGGGCGCCAGCGGGCGATGCGCCGCGAGCGGGTCTGGCTGGAGGCCGAGAACGGCGGGGTCGCGGTGGCGGTGGAAGACCGGCGCGATCCCGGCGAGGCAGCCGACGAGGTGCTGGCGCGCCGCGAGGAAGCCGAGGTCCTGCACCGGGCGATCGCCGCGTTGCCCGAAGGGGCGGGGCGGGCCCTCAGGCTCTACCGGTTCGAGGGCCTTGGCCAGAGCGAGATCGCGCGGGTCATGGGAATCAGCCGCAGCGGCGTGGAAAAGCATCTGGCGCTGGCGATGAAGCGGCTGCGCTCGGCCTTGACCGGCTGCGGATCGTTCGAGACGGCGGCGTCTTCGGGGCAGGGGGCAAGAAGCGGCACGGAGCCGCAGATGGAACAGGGACAATGA
- a CDS encoding FecR domain-containing protein — MNQDTEPPQADEPLPDAILSQAARWHLASEDDAMAEAMDWDGFTRWLEADPRHRRALDEIALADRLVAEHRAGLWAPPETPFEAAPAAARDVPRRAAMRRWQGGQGGQGGRGWRWAGLAIAASLVAVLAVPRFMGPFGADPAQVYATDAASRQVTLADGSTVLLAPRSRLTVAGRGQEHIALSGGALFDIRHDPGRTLEITAGDLAISDIGTRFDVQAGDDAVRVAVVEGKVDVRAEAMDGPLQLSAGSGLAYDRGARTAVVGPVRSGDVGSWKDGRLTYDNAPLALVAGDLHRYAGVMVDVPPALRERRFSGTLIVDNGDAALRDLVQLMGLRLGGHAGAWRLEQP; from the coding sequence ATGAACCAGGACACCGAACCTCCGCAGGCGGACGAACCGCTGCCCGACGCCATCCTGTCGCAGGCCGCGCGCTGGCATCTGGCGAGCGAGGACGACGCCATGGCGGAGGCCATGGACTGGGACGGCTTCACGCGCTGGCTCGAGGCCGATCCGCGCCATCGCCGCGCGCTCGACGAGATCGCCCTTGCCGACCGTCTGGTCGCCGAACACCGCGCCGGGCTCTGGGCCCCGCCCGAGACCCCGTTTGAAGCAGCGCCCGCCGCCGCCCGGGACGTGCCCCGGCGTGCGGCAATGCGGCGCTGGCAGGGGGGGCAGGGCGGGCAGGGCGGGCGTGGCTGGCGCTGGGCCGGCCTTGCCATCGCCGCATCGCTGGTTGCGGTTCTGGCGGTGCCCCGGTTCATGGGCCCGTTCGGGGCGGATCCCGCGCAGGTCTATGCCACCGATGCCGCCTCGCGGCAGGTCACGCTGGCCGATGGTTCGACGGTGCTGCTGGCCCCGCGCAGCCGGCTCACCGTGGCAGGGCGCGGGCAGGAGCACATCGCGCTGTCGGGCGGTGCGCTGTTCGACATCCGCCACGATCCCGGCCGCACGCTGGAGATCACTGCCGGGGATCTGGCGATCAGCGATATCGGTACCCGGTTCGACGTCCAGGCCGGCGACGATGCGGTGCGCGTGGCGGTGGTCGAGGGCAAGGTGGACGTGCGCGCCGAGGCGATGGACGGGCCGCTGCAGCTTTCCGCCGGCAGCGGGCTCGCCTACGATCGCGGTGCCCGCACCGCGGTTGTCGGGCCGGTCCGTTCCGGCGACGTCGGATCGTGGAAAGACGGCCGCCTGACTTATGACAACGCGCCGCTGGCACTGGTCGCGGGCGATTTGCATCGTTATGCCGGGGTCATGGTGGATGTCCCGCCCGCCTTGCGGGAGAGGCGTTTTTCGGGGACCCTGATTGTCGATAATGGGGATGCGGCGCTGCGCGATCTGGTCCAGCTCATGGGGCTGCGCCTCGGCGGCCACGCTGGCGCTTGGCGTCTGGAGCAGCCCTGA